Proteins from one Gossypium raimondii isolate GPD5lz chromosome 8, ASM2569854v1, whole genome shotgun sequence genomic window:
- the LOC128043073 gene encoding hyoscyamine 6-dioxygenase-like encodes MEKLVSSWFSNKTLPQSYIFPPEARPGNHVIPRCNTIPVVDLSKALAHDRIVIVQQILKASQEFGFFQVVNHGVPENLVTDTMNVFKEFFELPAEDKAGIYSEDLKRPCRLYTSSSNYDHENVHLWRDNLRHPCHPLEDCIKIWPLKPTRYREIVATYSIEAKKLGLRILELLSEGLGLGSGFFGDKLSESLLLSVNHYPPCPDPSLTLGVSRHCDPNLLTILHQGDVYGLQVFKDGEWIGVEPLHNAFVVNIGHQLQIISNNKLKSAEHRAVTNSRVARTTVAFFINPSDDCVIEPDKSLIDTDESPAYKPFQFKEFLLNYSSLMGNPEKCLEPFELHA; translated from the exons ATGGAGAAGCTTGTTTCAAGCTGGTTCAGTAATAAAACCTTGCCCCAGTCTTACATATTTCCCCCTGAAGCAAGGCCTGGGAACCATGTCATTCCTAGATGCAATACCATTCCGGTAGTTGACCTCAGCAAGGCGTTGGCTCATGACCGAATTGTCATAGTTCAACAGATTCTGAAAGCTAGCCAAGAGTTCGGATTTTTCCAG GTTGTTAACCATGGAGTTCCAGAAAACCTGGTTACTGACACCATGAATGTCTTCAAGGAGTTCTTCGAGTTGCCTGCTGAGGACAAGGCCGGAATCTACTCTGAGGATCTGAAAAGGCCTTGCAGGCTTTACACAAGCAGTTCAAACTATGATCACGAAAATGTTCACCTTTGGCGTGACAATCTGAGACACCCTTGTCATCCTTTAGAAGATTGTATCAAAATTTGGCCTCTAAAGCCTACTAGATATAG GGAAATTGTGGCTACATACTCGATTGAGGCAAAGAAACTAGGTCTAAGGATCCTGGAGTTGCTTTCTGAAGGCTTGGGGCTTGGTTCAGGGTTCTTTGGGGATAAACTAAGTGAATCGTTGTTACTATCAGTGAACCATTACCCGCCATGCCCGGATCCAAGCTTGACCCTTGGAGTATCTAGACATTGTGACCCTAACCTTTTAACTATTCTACATCAGGGAGATGTATATGGACTTCAAGTCTTCAAGGATGGGGAATGGATTGGTGTGGAGCCTTTGCATAATGCATTTGTGGTTAACATAGGTCATCAGTTGCAG ATTATCAGTAACAACAAGCTGAAGAGTGCTGAGCATCGGGCAGTGACGAACTCGAGAGTTGCTCGAACGACAGTGGCCTTTTTTATTAACCCATCTGATGATTGCGTTATAGAGCCTGATAAATCTCTTATTGACACCGATGAGTCTCCGGCTTACAAGCCTTTCCAGTTCAAAGAGTTTCTGCTTAACTACTCATCCTTGATGGGGAACCCTGAAAAATGCCTGGAACCCTTTGAACTACATGCTTGA